The Populus nigra chromosome 14, ddPopNigr1.1, whole genome shotgun sequence genome has a segment encoding these proteins:
- the LOC133672942 gene encoding putative pentatricopeptide repeat-containing protein At3g25970 yields MRPLNSVVESSRHALYNVFLTHCQAFKSGIISHIYVANNILFRYSKCFSGDLNLACKLFDEMPHKDTVTWNTMITGYVESGNLGAAWEFLKSMKRRGFQADGYTFGSILKGVAHACRHDLGQQVHSLIVKIGYEQSVYAGSALLDMYAKCERVEDAYDVFQGMPVRNFVSWNALIDGFVQVGDRDTAFWLLDCMQKEGVRIEDGTFAPLLTLLDGDKFYKLTMQLHCKIIKHGLEFYNALCNATLTAYSECGLLEDAKRVFDGAVGTRDLVTWNSMLVAYLVHDNDEDAFNLFLEMQGFGFEPDIYTYTCVISACFAAAHKNYGKSFHALVIKRGLEESVTICNALITMYLKLNNKSMEAALNLFHSMKSKDRVSWNSILTGFSQMGFSEDALKLFGHMRSSLEEIDDYAYSAVLRSCSDLAILQLGQQIHLLTVKTGFDSNDFVASSLIFMYSKCGIIEDAWKCFEDTTKESSITWNSIMFAYAQHGQGDVALDLFSIMREREVKLDHVTFVAVLTACSHVGLVEQGRCVLKSMESDYGIPPRMEHYACAVDLFGRAGYLEEAKALIDSMPFQPNAMVLKTLLGACRACGNIELAAQVASQLLEVEPEEHCTYVILSNMYGHLKRWDDKASVTRLMRERKVKKVPGWSWIEVKNEVHAFKAEDRSHPYSEDVYQILGELMEEMKRLHSLASFDSLMHDVNHMYPSSDLSY; encoded by the coding sequence ATGAGGCCGTTGAATTCAGTGGTTGAGAGCTCAAGACATGCTTTGTACAACGTTTTCTTAACCCATTGCCAGGCCTTCAAATCAGGTATTATTTCCCACATTTACGTTGCCAACAACATCCTCTTTCGCTATTCAAAATGTTTCTCTGGAGACTTAAATCTTGCATGCAAACTGTTCGACGAAATGCCCCACAAAGACACCGTTACCTGGAACACCATGATCACTGGCTATGTAGAGTCTGGGAACTTGGGTGCTGCTTGGGAGTTTCTAAAATCCATGAAAAGACGTGGCTTTCAAGCTGATGGTTATACCTTTGGAAGTATACTAAAAGGGGTAGCTCACGCCTGTCGACATGATCTTGGGCAACAAGTGCATTCCTTGATTGTTAAGATTGGTTATGAGCAGAGTGTTTATGCGGGTAGCGCTTTATTGGACATGTATGCCAAGTGTGAGAGAGTTGAAGATGCGTATGATGTGTTTCAAGGCATGCCAGTGCGTAATTTTGTCTCGTGGAATGCACTCATTGATGGCTTTGTGCAAGTCGGAGACCGCGACACTGCATTTTGGCTATTAGATTGTATGCAGAAGGAAGGTGTTAGGATTGAAGATGGCACATTTGCTCCGCTTTTGACATTGCTTGATGGTGACAAGTTCTATAAGTTGACGATGCAGCTTCACTGTAAGATTATTAAACATGGCCTTGAGTTCTACAATGCTTTATGTAATGCTACACTCACTGCATATTCAGAATGTGGTTTGTTAGAAGATGCTAAAAGGGTGTTTGATGGTGCTGTTGGTACCCGAGATTTGGTTACCTGGAATTCCATGCTAGTAGCTTACCTAGTTCATGATAATGATGAGGATGCATTTAATCTTTTCTTGGAGATGCAAGGGTTTGGCTTCGAGCCCGACATCTATACCTATACCTGTGTCATAAGTGCTTGTTTTGCAGCAGCGCATAAAAATTATGGGAAATCCTTCCACGCATTGGTGATAAAGAGGGGACTGGAAGAATCAGTGACTATCTGCAATGCATTAATAACTATGTATctcaaattgaataataaatccATGGAAGCTGCGTTAAACTTGTTCCATTCCATGAAGTCTAAGGACCGAGTCTCTTGGAATTCCATTTTAACAGGGTTTTCACAAATGGGGTTTAGTGAAGATGCTTTGAAACTCTTTGGGCATATGAGATCTTCACTGGAGGAAATTGATGACTATGCCTATTCGGCTGTCCTTAGATCCTGCTCAGATTTAGCAATCCTCCAATTAGGCCAACAGATTCATCTCTTGACTGTTAAGACAGGTTTTGACTCAAATGATTTTGTAGCCAgttcattgatttttatgtaCTCCAAGTGTGGAATTATTGAAGATGCTTGGAAATGTTTTGAAGATACCACAAAAGAAAGCTCAATTACTTGGAATTCAATTATGTTTGCATATGCACAACATGGGCAGGGTGATGTTGCACTGGACCTCTTCTCcataatgagagagagagaggtgaagCTGGATCATGTAACCTTTGTTGCAGTTCTGACCGCATGTAGCCACGTTGGACTGGTTGAACAAGGTCGCTGTGTTCTAAAATCCATGGAATCTGACTACGGGATTCCTCCTCGGATGGAGCATTATGCTTGTGCGGTTGATTTATTTGGTCGTGCTGGATATCTGGAGGAGGCAAAAGCCTTGATTGATTCAATGCCATTTCAACCCAATGCAATGGTGTTGAAAACTCTATTGGGTGCTTGTAGGGCTTGTGGTAACATTGAGTTAGCTGCTCAGGTAGCAAGCCAGTTGCTAGAGGTAGAGCCTGAAGAGCACTGCACGTACGTTATCCTCTCAAACATGTATGGGCATCTTAAGAGGTGGGATGACAAAGCCTCTGTGACAAGACTGATGAGGGAGAGGAAGGTGAAGAAGGTCCCTGGTTGGAGTTGGATAGAGGTGAAGAATGAGGTACATGCATTCA